From Humisphaera borealis, the proteins below share one genomic window:
- a CDS encoding beta strand repeat-containing protein — protein sequence MVPMRIQRRIKSGKKSFGLNDFESVHHASGATGGSSPDKTRRVGFRRQAFAIAAAHSLAAVALTQFAASSAQATTYYWDNNGGTSLFGTAAGTWSSAGTVGSGTQGWSTDASGLTAPTGTITTASTDNATDSLNFGTATANSLLAGTVTVSGTVQSGDITFGAGAGAIIVSGGTINLTAVETITVNSAVGTLQSISSTLSGAGTNFTKAGVGLLALTHTTNTFNPGEITISGGILRIGNNTATTLNSGSYGGNITNNGTLQIWSSSNQTLSGIISGSGGINKAYGGSLTLSGANTYTGRTSFVPQSTTGFTVNVSSFNSVVGGTASSSLGAPTTVANGTIDVGSGTAQAGVNVTYTGSGEITDRVMNIVFNGTSSQTITANNTSGLLRFTSAFTASPATTGQLILRGTGAAQIDQGLPQLSSGGLNKNDAGTWTLGGSGLFTGATTIAAGTLSLSSATALQNSPFSTASVAGGASAGLQIATTTLTLGGITGSNTFSSRFRTAGGYTALTTLTLNPGTGATPSYASDIGNGNGSMGLTKTGVGTQTFTAAQTYTGDTSITAGTLAISSTGSLNNTAITVSNSGSVFLVAPGAGTVGLGTTGAGTAGATLNLNGSGTVFSMVDGTAGGTTNLQQQASFSGTALTLNNATLNFELSGATADKLALTNANATASVTGTNIINLTPLAALTVGSTSNLITTAAGAGGLSTGGTFQFATGLTTGVAGFGGTNYQVTLNNAANAVSVTVAAAPSTMTWTGQVLGNGATDASWNTSASTNWVLGTTPVGFANGNAVTFQDTNTVTAGNVAAASLAVVIQAAGVSPSATTFNNSAVNYTVSGGGIGGTGGLTKSGSGTVSLTTANTYTGPTIINDGRLQLGNGGASGTLSTSSTLTVNAGGNLAFNNNNADFTVTAGTQFASAITGAGSLTMVAGSISLQPLSGNYSGGFTLLGGTVYVGANASAIGTGTLTLAGGTFSSSFTGSAGQTLTTTNANIWSGNFSLNGRVTSMTWNNNGTVLLSGGSRTVTGVTSPTLNLGNIISDGGNNYGLTFTTMTAVTLSGANTYGGGTTMNSGTLNINNSGTGGTSSAIGTGALNLGGATIDSTSGSVTLSTNNVFNFTANTIFTGTNSLSNGTGNFTINGTRTITVSANKLTLGGNQTNVVAGGIVKAGAGTLALLGSGVQTGAATISAGVLEVGVINNAGTPGGSSVGNVATAAANLLMSNGTTLRYVGSANATTDRAFTINGTAAGDGATIESSGVGTLSYTGAVALAYGTAAQTRTLTLGGTNTGANTFGKVIANNTTGATTLTKSGVGTWVLSANNTYTGGTNINAGILNLGIVQSGTGGPLGGTGTVASLGIIAFGGGTLQFSASNTTDYSSRFSTGATQAFNIDTNNQTVNWGTGNASSGGTLTKLGLGTLNITTGSNAFTGATTINGGTLQVTTLADSGTNSGIGKGDATAATLVFGGGTLLHNAANVATTNRLFTIGNASGLTATLDSSAVSSTNIMNFTNTGALGLGGSGARTLTLQGSNIGSNALAAVIGDGAGGVTAVVKSGLGTWSLTNANTYSGGTTITAGTLLVNNTSTLESGTGTGALQVDAAGTIGGSGSIAGPLTLAGAISPGNSVGTLTTANETWSRGGSYVWEIKDANGDDALPGNTLANQGTSWDLLEINGTLNIDTSTGPQFTIFLKTLNNTTPGAAADFNPASDYTWTIARTTSGVSNFNAALFSLDTSGFVGETGDFAITESGGNINISYTAVPEPGSIGTLAVAGIGLLARRRGRRLRETV from the coding sequence ATGGTACCCATGCGTATACAGCGTCGGATCAAGAGCGGCAAGAAGAGTTTCGGCCTCAACGACTTCGAATCGGTCCATCATGCATCGGGCGCGACAGGTGGGTCGTCACCGGACAAAACGCGGCGGGTCGGCTTCCGAAGGCAGGCCTTTGCCATCGCCGCCGCTCACTCGTTGGCGGCGGTTGCGCTGACGCAGTTCGCTGCGTCTTCCGCGCAGGCAACCACTTATTACTGGGACAACAATGGTGGCACCTCACTCTTCGGCACGGCGGCGGGCACTTGGTCGTCAGCCGGGACAGTCGGCAGCGGCACGCAGGGATGGAGCACGGACGCCAGCGGCTTGACCGCTCCCACCGGCACCATCACCACCGCCAGTACCGACAATGCCACGGATTCCCTCAACTTCGGCACCGCAACGGCGAACAGCCTCTTGGCGGGCACCGTCACCGTCAGCGGCACGGTGCAATCCGGCGATATCACCTTCGGCGCCGGGGCTGGTGCCATCATCGTTAGTGGCGGCACGATCAATTTGACGGCGGTGGAAACCATCACGGTCAACAGTGCCGTGGGCACTTTGCAGTCCATCAGTTCTACGCTCTCAGGTGCAGGCACAAACTTCACCAAGGCTGGAGTTGGGCTTTTGGCACTGACACATACCACCAACACCTTCAACCCCGGGGAAATTACCATCAGCGGCGGCATCCTGCGGATTGGCAACAATACCGCCACCACACTGAACAGCGGGAGCTACGGCGGAAACATCACCAATAATGGCACCCTGCAGATTTGGAGCTCCTCCAACCAAACTCTCAGCGGCATCATCAGTGGCTCGGGCGGGATCAACAAGGCCTACGGCGGCAGTCTAACGCTCTCCGGTGCCAATACTTACACCGGCAGGACATCCTTTGTTCCGCAAAGTACTACCGGCTTCACGGTCAACGTCTCATCCTTCAACAGCGTGGTGGGCGGCACGGCCAGCAGCTCGTTGGGTGCACCTACTACCGTGGCCAACGGCACCATTGACGTGGGGAGCGGCACGGCCCAGGCCGGAGTCAACGTCACCTACACCGGCTCCGGTGAGATAACCGACCGTGTGATGAACATCGTTTTCAACGGAACCTCCAGTCAAACCATCACGGCCAACAACACCAGCGGCCTGCTCAGGTTCACGAGCGCGTTCACGGCCAGCCCCGCCACCACCGGTCAGTTGATCCTCCGCGGCACGGGAGCCGCCCAGATCGATCAGGGCCTCCCGCAGCTTTCGTCCGGCGGCCTGAACAAGAACGACGCGGGCACATGGACGCTCGGCGGCTCCGGCCTCTTCACCGGCGCAACCACCATCGCCGCGGGCACTCTAAGCTTGAGCAGCGCCACGGCCCTGCAAAACAGCCCCTTCAGCACGGCTAGCGTGGCGGGCGGCGCATCCGCGGGCTTGCAAATCGCCACGACCACCTTGACTTTGGGCGGCATCACCGGGAGCAACACCTTCAGTAGCCGTTTCAGGACCGCTGGCGGCTACACCGCGCTGACTACCCTGACGCTCAATCCGGGAACGGGTGCCACGCCGAGCTACGCTTCAGACATCGGCAATGGGAATGGTAGCATGGGGCTCACTAAGACCGGCGTCGGCACTCAGACGTTCACCGCTGCGCAAACCTACACAGGCGACACTTCCATTACCGCTGGCACCTTGGCCATCTCCAGCACCGGCTCGCTGAACAATACCGCCATCACCGTGAGCAATTCGGGCAGCGTTTTCTTGGTCGCGCCCGGCGCCGGCACCGTGGGCCTCGGCACCACGGGCGCGGGCACGGCGGGAGCCACCCTGAACCTGAATGGAAGCGGCACGGTCTTCAGCATGGTGGATGGAACAGCCGGAGGCACCACGAACCTGCAGCAGCAGGCGTCCTTCTCCGGCACCGCGCTGACCCTGAACAATGCCACCTTGAACTTTGAGTTGAGCGGCGCCACCGCCGATAAGCTAGCTTTGACCAATGCCAACGCGACCGCCTCGGTCACTGGCACCAACATCATCAACCTCACGCCTCTGGCCGCACTGACCGTGGGCAGCACCAGCAACCTCATTACCACGGCGGCGGGAGCCGGCGGGCTTTCCACCGGTGGTACCTTCCAGTTCGCCACCGGCCTCACCACGGGAGTCGCCGGCTTTGGCGGGACCAACTATCAGGTGACCTTGAACAACGCTGCCAACGCGGTGTCGGTCACCGTCGCTGCGGCCCCATCAACAATGACCTGGACGGGTCAAGTACTGGGCAACGGCGCAACTGATGCCAGTTGGAACACCAGTGCCTCCACTAACTGGGTCTTGGGAACCACGCCGGTCGGCTTCGCCAACGGCAATGCCGTCACCTTCCAGGACACCAACACCGTCACCGCTGGCAACGTGGCCGCTGCCAGCCTCGCGGTAGTCATCCAGGCGGCAGGCGTCTCGCCCAGCGCGACCACGTTCAATAACTCGGCGGTAAACTACACCGTGAGCGGCGGTGGCATCGGCGGCACGGGTGGCCTCACTAAGAGCGGCAGCGGCACAGTGAGTCTCACCACGGCCAACACCTACACCGGGCCCACTATCATTAATGATGGCAGGCTACAGCTCGGCAATGGTGGAGCCAGCGGCACTCTTTCCACGTCCAGCACCCTCACCGTCAATGCAGGCGGTAACCTCGCCTTCAATAACAATAACGCCGATTTCACTGTCACCGCAGGCACCCAGTTCGCTTCAGCGATCACCGGCGCCGGTAGCTTGACAATGGTGGCCGGCTCCATCAGTTTGCAACCGTTGAGCGGCAATTACAGTGGTGGTTTCACTCTTCTAGGCGGGACGGTGTATGTCGGGGCTAACGCTTCAGCTATCGGCACGGGCACGCTGACCCTTGCGGGTGGCACGTTTTCCTCGTCCTTTACAGGTTCCGCAGGGCAGACCCTCACCACCACCAACGCGAACATTTGGAGTGGCAATTTTAGCCTGAATGGTCGTGTGACATCAATGACTTGGAATAACAATGGGACTGTGCTCTTGAGCGGCGGATCCCGGACAGTGACCGGCGTCACAAGCCCTACTCTCAATCTGGGTAACATCATTAGTGATGGTGGTAACAATTATGGCCTGACGTTCACCACAATGACCGCTGTTACCCTAAGTGGTGCCAACACCTACGGTGGTGGAACAACGATGAATTCTGGAACTCTCAACATCAACAACAGCGGCACCGGTGGCACCAGTTCCGCGATTGGGACGGGAGCCCTAAACCTCGGCGGTGCCACGATCGACAGCACTTCCGGCTCGGTCACCCTCAGCACCAACAATGTATTCAACTTCACCGCCAACACCATCTTCACGGGCACCAACTCCCTGAGCAATGGAACCGGCAATTTCACCATCAATGGCACCCGCACGATCACCGTGTCCGCCAACAAACTGACCTTGGGCGGCAACCAGACCAACGTGGTCGCGGGCGGTATCGTCAAAGCAGGCGCAGGCACTCTTGCACTGCTCGGATCGGGCGTCCAGACCGGTGCGGCCACCATCTCTGCAGGCGTTCTGGAAGTCGGCGTCATCAACAACGCCGGAACCCCCGGCGGTAGCAGCGTTGGAAACGTAGCCACTGCCGCAGCCAATTTGCTCATGAGCAACGGCACCACGCTGCGCTACGTAGGCTCGGCAAACGCCACGACCGACCGCGCATTCACGATCAATGGCACAGCAGCAGGCGACGGCGCGACCATCGAATCCTCCGGCGTCGGCACGCTTTCCTACACCGGCGCGGTAGCCCTCGCCTACGGCACCGCTGCTCAAACCCGCACTCTGACCCTCGGCGGCACCAACACCGGAGCGAACACTTTCGGTAAAGTCATCGCCAACAACACCACGGGTGCAACCACCCTCACGAAATCCGGCGTCGGCACCTGGGTTCTCTCGGCCAATAACACCTACACCGGCGGAACCAACATTAATGCCGGCATTTTGAATCTCGGCATCGTCCAAAGCGGCACCGGCGGCCCGCTCGGCGGCACCGGTACGGTCGCATCGTTGGGCATCATCGCATTCGGCGGCGGCACCCTGCAATTCAGCGCCAGTAATACGACCGACTACTCCAGCCGGTTTAGCACCGGAGCGACCCAGGCTTTCAACATCGACACCAACAACCAAACGGTGAACTGGGGAACGGGTAACGCCTCGTCGGGTGGCACCCTGACCAAACTGGGCCTCGGAACCTTGAACATCACGACCGGCTCCAACGCTTTTACCGGTGCCACGACGATCAATGGCGGCACCTTGCAGGTCACGACCTTGGCTGACTCAGGGACGAATAGCGGAATCGGCAAGGGCGACGCCACGGCGGCGACGTTGGTCTTCGGCGGTGGCACGCTCCTGCATAACGCGGCCAACGTGGCGACCACGAACCGTCTCTTCACCATCGGTAATGCGAGCGGTCTCACGGCTACGCTTGATTCCTCAGCAGTCTCCTCCACGAACATCATGAACTTCACCAACACCGGTGCGTTGGGCTTGGGAGGATCGGGAGCCAGAACTTTGACCTTACAAGGCAGCAACATCGGATCCAACGCGCTGGCGGCAGTGATCGGCGACGGCGCGGGCGGCGTCACGGCAGTAGTTAAGTCTGGCTTGGGCACATGGAGCCTTACCAACGCGAACACCTACAGCGGCGGCACGACCATCACTGCCGGCACCCTGCTCGTGAACAACACCAGTACCTTGGAAAGCGGTACCGGAACCGGCGCGTTGCAGGTCGATGCCGCAGGCACCATCGGCGGCTCTGGATCGATCGCCGGGCCGCTCACCCTGGCCGGTGCCATCTCCCCCGGCAATAGCGTCGGCACCCTCACGACGGCCAACGAGACTTGGAGCCGCGGCGGCTCCTACGTCTGGGAGATAAAGGACGCCAACGGAGACGATGCATTGCCTGGCAACACGTTAGCCAACCAAGGTACCAGTTGGGACTTGCTCGAGATCAATGGCACCCTGAACATCGACACCTCGACGGGTCCGCAGTTCACTATCTTTCTCAAGACACTCAACAACACCACCCCTGGAGCAGCGGCCGACTTCAACCCCGCCAGCGACTACACGTGGACAATCGCCAGGACCACCAGCGGCGTGTCGAACTTCAACGCCGCGCTATTCAGCCTGGATACCAGCGGATTTGTTGGCGAAACCGGCGATTTTGCTATCACTGAGTCGGGCGGCAATATCAACATCAGCTACACCGCCGTCCCCGAACCCGGCTCGATCGGAACCCTTGCGGTCGCCGGTATTGGCCTGCTCGCCCGACGGCGCGGGCGTCGGTTGCGGGAAACAGTTTGA
- a CDS encoding DUF1588 domain-containing protein gives MARQMCLTLLVTLVLSGSVRGADQAATPAEGAVPQPVQEVLRTYCVDCHGQSKSKGQVRLDTLSALDSKVRLDLMNKVQEQIHFAEMPPDDQKQPSPAERKLLADWVRGELIRSNAPLIEDKLRYPDYGNAVDHDRLFGGSIQEKPYTPVRRWLVSPMIFKERVIDVFGLTGRERDTYSLNGASFYGVTNPFILPDRSGIRDYAITPLDGGHLLVMLNNAQWISHKQIRAARVKKGDFKADFFENRADRFAPSTPAAFETIILNPAKPTDDALVTAIQTQFSRTLQRPATDTEVAKYLALTRSAIDLAGNTEGLRQMLVAVLLESEFLYRMEFGAGPTDAAGRRMLSPREAGFAISYALGDRGPDAVLVKAAAEGRLGTKDDYKREVLRLLADKTYYKGRIDYGINDSDFVSHPKIVRFFREFFGYPNAVKVFKDKNRSGGYYDNPGRGSSATPGRLISEADRIVALHVEQDRNVFENLLTTDRYFMYHNVDNEKGLKIVADWKELYDTLKDTDWRKNPDKVAAQYADLLKKNRVDFAPTGRGAHSNTLTRVMQHLSYTLGKGNTPFTTFPWAHGNQFRYSQSYSLPATPGVNGQYGEDDDLNYPVVQPFQIANRKGILTHPAWLIAHSSNFHTDPIRRGRWIQEKLLAGRVPDVPITVDAKVPEDPHKTFRQRVESVTGEAQTACWKCHQHMNPLGYPFEYYDDFGRYRKAEPLENPENLVAKSKDKYGADTYKTKAVETSGYLRGTGDPKLDGPVTDALEMIDRLSKSARVRQSIIRHAFRFYLGRNEMLSDSQTLIDADKAYVESGGSFNAVIVSLLTSDSFMYRK, from the coding sequence ATGGCCAGACAAATGTGCTTGACCCTGCTCGTGACGCTGGTGCTTTCGGGCAGCGTCCGCGGCGCCGACCAGGCCGCCACACCGGCTGAGGGGGCAGTACCTCAGCCGGTACAGGAAGTGCTGCGCACCTACTGCGTGGACTGCCACGGCCAGAGTAAGAGCAAGGGCCAGGTGCGGCTCGATACGCTTTCTGCACTGGATTCGAAAGTCCGACTGGACCTGATGAACAAGGTTCAGGAGCAGATCCACTTCGCCGAGATGCCGCCGGATGACCAGAAGCAGCCGAGTCCCGCGGAGCGCAAACTGCTCGCCGATTGGGTGCGGGGCGAGTTAATCCGATCAAATGCGCCGCTGATCGAAGACAAGCTTCGTTACCCCGACTACGGAAATGCCGTCGATCACGACAGGCTATTCGGCGGTTCGATCCAGGAGAAGCCCTATACGCCCGTCCGGCGCTGGCTCGTCAGTCCGATGATCTTCAAGGAACGGGTCATCGACGTCTTCGGCCTCACCGGGCGAGAGCGCGACACCTACTCCCTGAACGGCGCGTCGTTCTATGGTGTAACGAACCCATTTATCCTTCCCGACCGCTCGGGCATTCGCGACTACGCCATCACGCCGCTCGATGGCGGGCACCTGCTCGTCATGCTGAACAACGCGCAGTGGATCTCGCATAAGCAGATCCGCGCGGCCCGCGTCAAGAAGGGGGATTTCAAGGCGGACTTCTTCGAGAACCGCGCCGATCGGTTTGCCCCTTCTACGCCGGCGGCCTTTGAAACGATCATCCTGAATCCCGCCAAGCCCACTGATGACGCGCTGGTCACCGCGATTCAAACTCAGTTCAGCCGCACGCTGCAGCGGCCGGCCACCGACACGGAAGTGGCGAAGTACCTGGCGTTGACCCGTTCGGCGATTGACCTCGCGGGCAACACCGAAGGCCTGCGCCAGATGCTCGTGGCGGTACTGCTGGAGTCGGAGTTTCTGTACCGCATGGAGTTCGGAGCCGGCCCGACTGATGCGGCCGGCCGACGGATGCTGTCCCCCCGCGAGGCCGGTTTCGCGATCTCCTATGCCCTCGGCGATCGCGGCCCCGACGCCGTCCTGGTTAAGGCAGCCGCCGAAGGCCGTCTGGGTACGAAAGACGACTACAAGCGCGAAGTCCTCCGCCTGCTGGCCGACAAGACCTACTACAAGGGACGGATCGATTACGGCATCAACGACTCTGACTTTGTCTCGCACCCCAAGATCGTGCGGTTCTTCCGCGAGTTCTTCGGGTATCCCAACGCCGTCAAAGTCTTCAAGGACAAGAATCGCAGCGGTGGCTACTACGACAATCCGGGGCGCGGCAGCAGTGCGACGCCGGGCCGCCTGATCAGCGAGGCCGACCGGATCGTTGCCCTGCACGTGGAGCAGGACCGCAACGTCTTCGAGAACCTGCTCACGACCGACCGGTACTTCATGTACCACAATGTCGATAACGAGAAGGGGCTCAAGATCGTCGCGGATTGGAAGGAACTCTACGACACCCTGAAAGACACCGACTGGCGTAAAAACCCGGATAAGGTCGCCGCCCAATACGCGGACCTGCTGAAGAAGAACCGGGTCGATTTCGCGCCGACCGGTCGCGGTGCCCATTCCAATACGCTCACCCGGGTGATGCAGCATCTGTCGTACACCCTCGGAAAGGGCAATACGCCGTTTACCACCTTCCCCTGGGCTCACGGCAATCAGTTCCGTTACTCGCAATCGTACAGCTTGCCGGCGACGCCTGGTGTCAACGGGCAGTATGGCGAGGACGACGATCTGAACTACCCCGTTGTTCAGCCGTTCCAGATCGCCAATCGCAAGGGCATTCTCACCCATCCCGCCTGGCTGATCGCCCACTCGTCCAACTTCCACACCGACCCCATCCGGCGTGGCCGCTGGATCCAGGAGAAGCTGCTCGCCGGCCGCGTGCCTGATGTACCCATCACCGTGGATGCCAAGGTACCGGAAGACCCACACAAGACCTTTCGCCAGCGCGTCGAATCCGTGACCGGCGAGGCACAAACCGCGTGCTGGAAGTGCCACCAGCACATGAACCCATTGGGTTACCCCTTCGAGTACTACGACGATTTCGGTCGCTATCGCAAAGCCGAACCGTTGGAGAACCCGGAAAACCTCGTCGCCAAATCCAAAGACAAGTACGGCGCCGATACCTACAAGACCAAAGCGGTAGAGACCAGCGGCTACCTCCGCGGCACCGGCGATCCGAAGCTGGACGGCCCGGTGACCGACGCCCTCGAGATGATCGACCGGCTCTCGAAATCAGCCCGCGTTCGTCAGTCCATCATCCGCCACGCCTTCCGCTTCTATTTGGGTCGCAACGAGATGCTGTCCGACTCGCAGACGCTCATTGATGCCGACAAGGCGTACGTCGAAAGCGGCGGCAGCTTTAACGCCGTGATCGTCTCGCTGCTGACGTCTGACTCATTTATGTATCGCAAGTAA
- a CDS encoding AraC family transcriptional regulator — protein MGTIDFSPFASPALPATRLESIESDKYDLATKYYDFETMLTMPKPRRVAVRLELDWPYKRHAATFAGTLRYAQEHGWQSTVDEFVEDTVARRGNALPYDGVIARASTKLASLAARLKLPVVNVWTSSPVWNRLPGVFPNYPAMGRMRAEHLLSRGLRRAAALTTDHDRGQVMEAKAFIDTLQEAGCQCNAETISLEAASSVNEWRKSERTIADWMDGWKLPIGVFVSVESHGRIVAQACRNRGWRVPEDVAIITGQNEETLCEGLRPTLSSIEIGYDRIGYEAALLLDRLMDGQAPPKEPILISPMGLVVRESTDFFAAEDSLIAAALTFIAANSHQQIGQDDVARAVATEIRTLQRRFQKHLNRSIASEIRRVRIERAKRELAQGGRSIKEIARDTGFGEAPRMYEVFQRELGVTPGQYRRERQVPTDERAP, from the coding sequence ATGGGTACCATTGATTTCTCCCCGTTCGCCTCTCCGGCCCTGCCCGCGACACGCCTTGAAAGTATAGAATCCGATAAATACGATCTGGCGACAAAGTATTACGACTTTGAGACAATGCTGACCATGCCCAAACCCCGCCGAGTCGCCGTCAGGCTTGAACTGGACTGGCCCTACAAGCGCCACGCCGCCACCTTTGCCGGCACGCTGCGGTATGCCCAGGAGCACGGCTGGCAATCGACCGTGGACGAGTTCGTCGAGGACACCGTCGCCCGGCGCGGCAATGCACTGCCTTACGATGGCGTCATCGCCCGGGCGAGCACGAAGCTCGCCTCGCTCGCCGCGCGGCTGAAGCTGCCCGTTGTGAACGTCTGGACCAGTTCCCCAGTCTGGAATCGCCTGCCGGGAGTGTTTCCGAATTATCCCGCGATGGGGCGTATGCGCGCCGAGCACCTGCTGTCCCGGGGCCTTCGCCGGGCTGCGGCGCTGACGACCGACCACGACCGCGGGCAGGTCATGGAGGCCAAGGCGTTCATCGATACGCTGCAGGAGGCCGGCTGCCAGTGCAACGCCGAGACGATCTCCCTCGAAGCGGCTTCCTCCGTGAACGAATGGCGCAAGTCCGAACGCACGATCGCCGACTGGATGGACGGCTGGAAACTTCCGATCGGAGTGTTTGTCAGCGTCGAATCGCACGGCCGAATCGTGGCCCAGGCGTGTCGTAACCGAGGCTGGCGCGTTCCTGAAGATGTGGCGATCATCACCGGCCAGAACGAAGAAACGCTGTGCGAAGGCCTGCGACCCACACTCAGCAGCATCGAGATCGGCTACGACCGGATTGGTTACGAGGCGGCCCTGTTGCTCGATCGACTGATGGACGGGCAGGCCCCGCCGAAGGAGCCGATCCTGATTTCGCCGATGGGTCTTGTCGTCCGTGAATCGACCGACTTCTTCGCCGCCGAAGATTCACTCATCGCCGCCGCACTCACATTCATCGCGGCGAACAGCCATCAGCAGATCGGCCAAGACGACGTGGCCCGCGCCGTCGCGACTGAAATTCGTACGCTCCAAAGGCGATTCCAGAAGCACCTGAATCGGTCCATCGCGAGCGAGATTCGCCGGGTGCGTATCGAGCGTGCTAAGCGTGAACTCGCGCAGGGGGGTCGTTCGATCAAGGAGATTGCCCGGGATACCGGCTTTGGCGAGGCGCCGCGCATGTACGAAGTGTTCCAGCGGGAACTGGGTGTCACGCCGGGCCAGTATCGACGTGAACGGCAGGTACCGACGGACGAGCGAGCGCCGTGA
- a CDS encoding sialate O-acetylesterase codes for MQSKQIRINHSPKAFVSATLPFVALAIAFLAGASAARAAADTDAKQPLPRPDGKPADMTKPVQVFILMGQSNMVGLGKVTGGEGSLENAVKTKNKYPHLIDDAGQWTERKDVRNVRVMVGKGGGMQLFNNEWMAVKGKTMGPEYGIGHPVGNAIEAPVMILKSCIGNRALGWDLLPPGSEQFEFEGKIYAGYKQSPDSWLKGSEPKPIAWYAGKQYDDDTANAKKVLAELDKYYPGATKYEVAGFFFWQGERDGGSAALSSRYEQNLVRFIKQLRKDFDAPKAKFVLATLGEATKGSGGNGGKVLEAQLAVDGNAGKYPEFKGNVATVYANPLSKGGSGNSHYNGNAETYMDVGEAMGHAMVKLLKE; via the coding sequence ATGCAAAGCAAGCAGATCAGGATCAATCACAGCCCCAAGGCGTTCGTTTCCGCCACGCTGCCGTTTGTCGCGCTCGCGATAGCGTTTCTTGCCGGTGCTTCTGCGGCACGGGCCGCGGCAGACACCGATGCCAAGCAGCCACTCCCGCGGCCCGACGGAAAGCCGGCGGACATGACTAAGCCGGTTCAGGTCTTCATCCTCATGGGACAGTCGAACATGGTTGGCCTGGGGAAGGTGACCGGCGGCGAAGGCTCGCTTGAAAATGCGGTCAAGACCAAGAACAAGTACCCGCACCTTATCGATGACGCCGGCCAATGGACCGAGCGCAAGGACGTCCGCAACGTGCGCGTGATGGTCGGCAAAGGCGGCGGGATGCAGCTGTTCAACAATGAATGGATGGCCGTCAAAGGCAAGACGATGGGGCCGGAGTATGGGATCGGACACCCCGTCGGCAACGCCATCGAGGCGCCTGTGATGATCCTCAAGAGCTGCATCGGCAACCGTGCTCTGGGCTGGGATCTGCTGCCGCCGGGAAGCGAGCAGTTCGAGTTCGAAGGCAAGATCTACGCCGGCTACAAGCAATCCCCCGATTCCTGGTTAAAGGGCAGCGAGCCCAAGCCGATTGCGTGGTACGCGGGCAAGCAATACGACGATGATACCGCGAATGCGAAGAAGGTCCTGGCGGAGCTCGACAAGTACTACCCCGGGGCGACGAAGTACGAAGTCGCGGGGTTCTTCTTCTGGCAGGGCGAAAGGGATGGCGGAAGCGCCGCACTTTCAAGCCGGTACGAGCAGAATCTCGTCCGGTTTATCAAGCAGCTCCGCAAAGACTTCGATGCCCCTAAGGCGAAGTTTGTGCTGGCGACCCTTGGAGAAGCCACGAAGGGAAGCGGCGGTAACGGCGGCAAGGTGCTCGAGGCCCAACTCGCGGTAGACGGCAACGCCGGCAAGTATCCGGAGTTTAAAGGCAATGTTGCCACTGTGTACGCCAATCCCCTTTCCAAGGGCGGCAGCGGCAACAGCCACTACAACGGAAACGCCGAAACCTATATGGACGTCGGCGAAGCCATGGGCCATGCGATGGTCAAACTGCTGAAGGAATAG
- a CDS encoding alpha/beta hydrolase produces the protein MNFRFAIPVFAITSVLFVVQSAPAQATKPAALVAAKTVDVWPEGKMPGRAAAEPEKERTPSTDGFHRITNVSRPTLSVFPAPGGDAAAPAMIVCPGGGYSYVVIDKEGTEIAAWLNSVGITAVVLKYRNPNNRDGALQDVQRALSLARANAAAWKIDPKRLGVIGFSAGGNLSAKASNLFDRRAYTAIDASDEQSCRPDFAVLVYPAYLGKDGKVADDLNLKAKIPPTLIVHSEDDKTHVVGSRIYHAALDEAKVPHEFLLYPTGGHGYALHCTKDAKAWPDAALKWLQRIGMR, from the coding sequence ATGAACTTCCGATTTGCGATCCCGGTATTCGCCATCACTTCGGTTCTATTCGTCGTTCAATCTGCACCGGCGCAGGCGACGAAGCCTGCCGCTTTGGTCGCGGCGAAGACGGTCGACGTATGGCCGGAGGGAAAAATGCCCGGTCGCGCCGCCGCCGAGCCGGAGAAGGAGAGGACGCCATCGACCGATGGTTTCCACCGCATCACCAACGTCAGCCGGCCCACCCTGTCGGTGTTCCCGGCACCCGGCGGTGATGCCGCCGCACCGGCGATGATCGTTTGCCCCGGCGGCGGCTACAGCTACGTCGTCATCGACAAGGAAGGAACGGAGATCGCCGCCTGGCTGAACTCCGTCGGCATCACGGCGGTGGTGCTGAAGTATCGCAATCCCAACAATCGCGACGGTGCGCTGCAGGATGTTCAGCGCGCCCTGAGCCTTGCCCGGGCCAATGCGGCGGCGTGGAAGATCGACCCCAAACGCCTCGGCGTGATCGGATTCTCGGCCGGCGGCAACCTGTCGGCCAAGGCGAGCAACCTGTTCGATCGCCGTGCCTATACGGCGATCGATGCGTCCGACGAGCAAAGCTGCCGGCCGGATTTTGCCGTGCTGGTGTACCCGGCATATCTCGGCAAGGACGGCAAGGTCGCCGACGACCTGAACCTGAAGGCAAAGATCCCGCCGACGCTGATCGTCCACAGCGAGGACGACAAAACGCACGTCGTCGGCAGCCGGATCTATCACGCCGCACTCGACGAAGCCAAGGTGCCGCACGAGTTCCTGCTCTATCCGACCGGCGGCCACGGCTACGCGCTGCACTGCACGAAGGACGCCAAGGCATGGCCGGACGCGGCACTGAAGTGGCTGCAGAGAATCGGCATGCGCTGA